A single genomic interval of Psychroserpens sp. NJDZ02 harbors:
- a CDS encoding TonB-dependent receptor — protein MKHIFTGLLLLVISTSFAQVKFEGVVKDSTGVALELANVVAINKAAKTLEAYAITNDKGRYKLNLEVNQSYSIQVSYIGMKQISSIVNTKESDINKDYTMFIDNSLDEVEITYEMPVTISGDTITYNADSFKNGTERKLGDVLEKMTGVEINDDGEVEIEGKKVGKVMIDGKEFFDGDTKLATKNIPANAIDKVQVLKNYSEVGQLSGVTNNQDNIAINIKLKEGKKNFWFGTVTGGSGNSEDSELYLLQPKLFYYSPTKSINFIGDLNNIGELALSRRDIFNFSGGFQQPSQQSGTNISLGSNDLGFKQLQNNQAKSINTKFGAANFSYSPKSTLDVSGFAIFASSRIDLQENSNVFYTDQTFGIPDENTTSNTQQKSDLGLVKFSAKYKPDGNNQLDYDILGRVSKDEQLNGTFSNVVGPIDQNEETNPYKINQNLNYYYTMDEDNIFALSVQHLLQDEDPFYNALLLNDPTNNSELDPDNRDPFDDTAQDLGLDGTQVTYDVNQQKRVKTNQLDAKVDYWNILNKKSDINFTVGTIYSNQQFDSNIFQTLDDGSDLETNTTISGLSDVNDIKYTFNDIYLGAHYRFKTGKFTISPGVSAHAYSAVNSQFNTKTTDNFFRVLPDLNILVQLKGTETLNLTYKMQTQFTDVNQFAQGLVLNNYNSTFQGNPDLESALSHNINLSYFSFNMFNYTNVFAFINYSKNIDNIRNVSEFQPGSVIKTSTPFNSGLDDESLNVSGRFQRRFGKLQASLRGTFGYTKYNQFINSQVSVNENYSQSYTAEFRSNFRDAPNFKLRYTYGLSDNDQGTRRTKIYTNAPSAEFDALIFKTFTFKTDYTYSRQTLDGNSNSFGLWNANLAYRKSSDSKWEYELKMTNLLDTASRVQNSNDAFSVSTSEYYIQPRFVTVRFIYNL, from the coding sequence ATGAAACATATATTTACAGGCCTTCTTTTATTAGTAATAAGTACGTCTTTTGCACAAGTAAAATTTGAAGGTGTGGTCAAAGATAGTACGGGGGTTGCTTTAGAGTTAGCAAACGTGGTGGCTATAAACAAGGCAGCTAAAACGTTAGAGGCTTATGCTATAACTAACGATAAAGGACGATATAAGCTTAATTTAGAAGTTAATCAGAGCTACAGTATACAAGTTAGTTATATAGGTATGAAACAGATTTCTAGTATAGTTAATACTAAGGAGAGTGACATAAATAAAGACTATACAATGTTTATAGATAATAGCTTAGATGAAGTAGAGATTACTTATGAAATGCCAGTAACCATAAGTGGTGATACGATTACTTACAACGCGGATTCTTTTAAAAATGGAACAGAACGAAAACTTGGTGATGTTTTAGAGAAAATGACTGGTGTCGAGATTAATGATGATGGAGAGGTTGAGATTGAAGGGAAAAAAGTTGGTAAAGTCATGATTGATGGTAAAGAGTTTTTTGATGGCGATACTAAATTAGCCACTAAAAATATACCTGCAAATGCTATTGATAAAGTTCAGGTTTTAAAAAATTATTCTGAAGTAGGTCAATTAAGTGGCGTGACTAATAATCAAGATAATATTGCTATAAATATTAAATTAAAGGAAGGGAAGAAAAACTTTTGGTTTGGTACCGTTACAGGTGGTTCTGGAAACTCTGAAGATAGTGAGTTATATTTATTGCAACCAAAACTATTTTATTACAGTCCTACGAAGAGTATAAACTTTATTGGGGATTTAAATAATATTGGAGAGCTGGCTTTATCACGTCGTGATATTTTTAATTTCTCAGGTGGTTTCCAACAACCGAGTCAGCAAAGTGGGACTAATATTAGTTTAGGTAGTAATGATTTAGGGTTTAAACAACTTCAAAATAACCAGGCAAAAAGTATTAATACTAAGTTTGGAGCTGCTAACTTTAGTTATTCTCCAAAAAGCACTTTAGATGTTAGTGGGTTTGCCATTTTTGCTAGTAGCAGAATAGATTTGCAAGAAAATAGTAACGTATTTTATACAGATCAAACTTTTGGTATCCCTGATGAAAACACAACTAGTAACACCCAACAAAAAAGTGATCTTGGGTTAGTTAAGTTTAGTGCAAAGTATAAACCGGATGGTAATAATCAATTGGATTATGATATTCTGGGGCGTGTGTCTAAAGACGAACAGTTAAATGGGACTTTCTCAAATGTTGTTGGTCCTATTGATCAAAATGAAGAAACTAATCCTTATAAGATAAATCAAAACCTGAATTATTATTATACAATGGACGAGGATAATATTTTTGCATTATCTGTACAACATCTATTGCAAGATGAAGATCCATTTTATAATGCACTCTTGCTAAATGATCCTACCAATAATTCTGAATTAGATCCTGATAATAGAGATCCTTTTGATGACACAGCTCAAGATTTGGGGTTAGATGGAACTCAGGTTACTTATGACGTAAATCAACAAAAACGGGTCAAAACTAATCAGTTAGATGCTAAGGTAGATTATTGGAATATTTTAAATAAAAAGAGCGATATCAATTTTACTGTAGGAACAATTTATAGTAATCAACAATTTGATTCTAATATTTTTCAAACATTAGATGATGGCAGTGATTTAGAGACTAATACTACAATATCAGGCTTATCTGATGTTAATGATATAAAATATACTTTTAATGATATCTATTTAGGCGCGCATTATCGTTTTAAAACGGGTAAGTTTACAATTAGTCCAGGGGTTTCTGCTCATGCTTACAGTGCAGTTAATAGTCAGTTTAATACTAAAACGACAGATAATTTTTTTAGAGTATTACCGGATTTAAACATACTTGTACAATTAAAAGGTACAGAAACTTTAAACTTAACTTATAAAATGCAAACACAGTTTACAGATGTTAATCAGTTTGCGCAAGGTTTAGTTTTGAACAACTATAATTCTACTTTTCAAGGTAATCCTGACTTAGAAAGTGCTTTGTCGCATAATATTAATTTAAGTTACTTTAGTTTTAATATGTTTAATTATACTAACGTCTTTGCGTTTATTAATTATTCTAAGAATATTGATAATATTAGAAATGTATCGGAGTTTCAACCAGGCTCTGTCATTAAAACGAGTACACCTTTTAATTCGGGGTTGGATGATGAAAGCTTAAATGTTAGTGGACGTTTTCAAAGACGCTTTGGTAAATTACAAGCTAGTTTAAGGGGTACGTTTGGATACACTAAATACAATCAGTTTATCAATAGTCAGGTTTCCGTTAACGAAAACTATAGCCAAAGTTATACTGCAGAATTTAGATCTAATTTTAGAGATGCACCAAATTTTAAATTACGTTATACGTATGGTTTAAGTGATAATGACCAAGGGACAAGACGGACTAAAATATATACTAATGCGCCATCAGCAGAGTTTGATGCATTAATATTTAAAACCTTTACTTTTAAAACAGATTATACATATAGTCGTCAAACGTTGGATGGGAATAGTAATAGTTTCGGATTATGGAATGCTAACTTAGCGTATAGAAAAAGTAGCGATAGTAAGTGGGAGTATGAGTTAAAGATGACCAATTTATTAGATACAGCTTCAAGAGTACAAAATAGTAACGATGCGTTTTCTGTAAGTACTAGTGAGTATTATATACAGCCTAGATTTGTAACGGTTAGATTTATTTATAATCTTTAA
- a CDS encoding deoxynucleoside kinase, with translation MHVAIAGNIGAGKTTLTKLLAKHFNWEAQLEDVVDNPYLDDFYNQMERWSFNLQVYFLNSRFRQVSQIRESGKDIIQDRTIYEDAHIFAPNLHAMGLMTNRDFENYKSLFDLMEGFVAGPDLLIYLRSSIPNLVSQIHKRGRDYENSISIDYLSRLNERYEAWIHGYKKGNLLVIDVDNMDFVANPEDLGIIINKIDAEINGLF, from the coding sequence ATGCACGTTGCCATAGCAGGAAATATAGGCGCAGGAAAAACGACGCTGACTAAATTATTAGCTAAACATTTTAACTGGGAAGCTCAATTAGAAGACGTTGTAGACAATCCTTACCTAGACGATTTTTATAATCAAATGGAACGTTGGAGTTTTAACCTACAGGTTTACTTTTTAAACAGTCGTTTTAGACAAGTCTCTCAAATTCGCGAAAGTGGAAAAGACATTATTCAAGACAGAACCATTTATGAGGATGCCCATATTTTCGCACCTAATTTACATGCTATGGGCCTGATGACTAATCGTGATTTTGAAAACTACAAATCCCTTTTTGATTTAATGGAAGGTTTTGTTGCTGGTCCTGATTTATTAATTTACTTACGCAGTTCTATCCCAAACTTAGTCTCTCAAATACATAAACGTGGACGTGATTACGAAAACTCTATAAGCATCGATTATTTAAGTAGACTTAACGAGCGTTACGAAGCTTGGATACACGGTTACAAAAAAGGTAATTTATTAGTTATTGATGTCGATAACATGGATTTTGTTGCTAACCCCGAAGATTTAGGAATCATTATAAATAAAATTGACGCGGAGATAAACGGGTTATTTTAA
- a CDS encoding DUF5686 and carboxypeptidase-like regulatory domain-containing protein: protein MNSKLFGLFFVFGSLFAIAQTKVSGVVYDEYNQPISFANVVFKNSSVGVITNEEGRFYLEDDNAWDTLVVSFVSFQTQEIKLDKKVNYDLKLVLKEEVAALDEVVIISGKQSKKNNPAIDILRKIWANKRLNGLKKYKQYQYDKYEKVEFDLNTVDSSLMQSKLFRGMEFVFEQVDTSNVTGKTYLPMFINESSSQVYGDNEINAKRDVLKGNKNSGFSNNQIIIDFVDDLYSDYDVYDNYLKFFDKSFTSPISRTGIQTYNYVLADSSFIDNKWCYNIIYYPRRKNELTFKGDFWVADSTFAIKEINMQASKSANINWVKEIYIEQEFEVLNDSVFLIKRDYFMSDFAFNKKEKSQGIYGKRTTLYDNYKFNEKKDPKFYKEKVYSFDQDLYNQDETFWDKNRMETLSKDEKGVYVMLDSLKNTQKFKRLYNLGSILASGYVEFPQLNLDYGPIFSTFGYNAVEGVRVRAGGRTYFGQNDLWRIEGFTAYGFRDDKFKYGLSGKWLIDKKSRLIISGGNRRDVEQIGASLTTSTDVLGRSLASSSVVGTGTNDKLTNLNLSTLAIEAEPFRNLLTRLSISYRTLESASPTFSLDYFTDATQTAIKSEVKQYETAFSMSYFPKREMTGYGVERRTKNDDFARLFAQISVGDNTILDSDFDYTRLQFSYTQPWALGGFGRLFTTIEAGKTFGEVPLGLLSVVPGNQSYFSIYNTFSNLDFYEFVTDEYATLHIEHNFNGRLFSRIPFLKKYNLRAIVGARGVIGDVSEDNRNINASGLVYTAPKKEAYYEYSVGVGNIFKVFRIDLNFRGNYLDPIANPDARKFGVTGSFGFYF from the coding sequence ATGAACAGTAAACTTTTTGGTCTCTTTTTTGTCTTCGGAAGTCTTTTTGCAATAGCACAAACTAAGGTTAGTGGTGTTGTTTATGACGAGTATAACCAACCGATATCTTTTGCGAACGTTGTTTTTAAAAACTCTTCTGTAGGAGTAATAACCAATGAGGAAGGTCGTTTTTATCTAGAAGATGATAATGCTTGGGACACACTTGTAGTGTCGTTTGTTAGTTTTCAAACACAAGAAATTAAACTTGATAAAAAAGTAAATTACGATTTAAAGCTTGTTTTAAAAGAAGAAGTGGCGGCACTAGATGAAGTCGTTATTATTTCAGGTAAACAATCTAAAAAAAATAACCCAGCAATTGATATTCTTAGAAAAATTTGGGCCAATAAACGTCTTAATGGTCTAAAAAAATATAAGCAATATCAATATGATAAGTACGAAAAAGTAGAGTTTGATCTTAACACGGTAGACAGTTCTTTAATGCAAAGTAAACTGTTTAGAGGTATGGAGTTTGTGTTTGAGCAAGTCGATACATCTAATGTTACAGGAAAGACTTACTTACCAATGTTTATTAATGAGTCTTCTAGCCAGGTATATGGTGATAATGAAATTAATGCTAAACGAGATGTCTTAAAAGGAAACAAAAACTCAGGGTTTAGTAATAATCAAATTATAATTGATTTTGTGGACGACTTGTACTCCGATTATGATGTGTATGATAACTATCTTAAATTTTTTGATAAAAGTTTTACAAGTCCAATTTCAAGAACAGGGATTCAGACTTATAATTATGTCTTAGCGGATAGTAGTTTTATCGATAATAAATGGTGTTATAATATTATTTATTACCCGAGGCGTAAAAACGAATTAACCTTTAAAGGTGATTTTTGGGTGGCAGATTCAACCTTTGCTATAAAGGAAATTAACATGCAAGCCTCTAAAAGTGCAAACATAAATTGGGTAAAAGAGATTTATATCGAGCAAGAATTTGAAGTGCTTAATGATTCTGTATTCTTAATAAAACGAGATTACTTTATGAGTGATTTTGCTTTTAATAAAAAAGAAAAATCTCAAGGGATTTATGGTAAACGGACCACGTTGTACGATAACTATAAATTTAATGAGAAAAAAGATCCCAAATTTTATAAAGAAAAAGTCTATAGTTTTGATCAAGACCTCTATAATCAAGACGAGACTTTTTGGGATAAAAACCGCATGGAAACCTTAAGTAAGGATGAAAAAGGGGTGTATGTCATGTTGGATTCTTTAAAAAACACACAAAAGTTTAAACGACTGTATAATTTAGGAAGCATATTAGCTTCTGGTTATGTAGAGTTTCCCCAACTTAATTTAGATTACGGACCAATTTTTTCCACTTTTGGTTATAATGCTGTGGAAGGTGTTAGGGTAAGAGCAGGAGGACGTACTTATTTTGGACAAAATGATTTATGGCGTATTGAAGGATTTACAGCGTATGGTTTTAGAGATGATAAATTTAAATATGGTTTGTCAGGTAAATGGTTAATCGATAAGAAAAGTCGATTAATTATTTCTGGAGGAAACCGTCGTGATGTGGAGCAAATTGGAGCTAGTTTAACAACAAGTACGGATGTTTTAGGTCGAAGTTTAGCTAGTAGTTCTGTCGTGGGTACAGGAACAAATGATAAGTTAACTAACTTAAATTTAAGTACATTGGCTATTGAAGCGGAACCCTTTAGAAACTTATTAACGCGTCTAAGTATAAGTTATAGAACTTTAGAATCAGCTTCTCCTACTTTTAGTTTGGATTACTTTACGGATGCCACACAAACCGCAATAAAATCTGAAGTTAAGCAGTACGAAACGGCGTTTTCTATGTCCTATTTTCCAAAACGAGAAATGACTGGATACGGGGTAGAACGTCGTACAAAAAATGATGACTTTGCAAGGCTATTTGCACAAATATCTGTTGGAGATAATACTATTTTAGATAGTGATTTTGATTATACTAGATTGCAATTTTCATACACGCAACCATGGGCTTTAGGCGGATTTGGTAGATTGTTTACCACTATTGAGGCTGGGAAAACATTTGGAGAAGTCCCTTTAGGATTACTAAGTGTGGTACCTGGTAACCAGAGTTACTTCTCTATTTATAATACATTTTCTAACTTAGATTTTTACGAGTTTGTAACCGATGAATATGCTACTTTACATATAGAGCATAATTTTAATGGACGCTTGTTTTCGCGTATTCCATTTCTTAAAAAGTATAATTTAAGAGCAATAGTGGGTGCAAGAGGTGTTATTGGAGATGTTTCTGAAGATAATAGAAATATAAACGCGTCTGGTTTGGTGTATACAGCACCAAAAAAGGAGGCCTATTATGAGTATAGTGTTGGTGTTGGTAATATTTTTAAGGTGTTTAGGATAGACTTAAACTTTAGAGGGAATTACTTAGACCCAATTGCTAATCCGGATGCTAGAAAATTTGGTGTAACGGGTAGTTTTGGTTTTTACTTCTAA
- a CDS encoding App1 family protein produces MSWFKKDPLQIISFLSYGTSSHFYHRGRALEDETIDLDQKSLFNLILNTWKRFETDEIKHTKLKITLPNNKVFYTETDKDGYYKIDETISDLDNLINTEGWLNFEVSYNEATLKRTIQSQNRFAAELLIPNQNSDFGVISDIDDTILHTGVVSVLKWRVLYNTFLKHAQNRIPLEGAAEFYHMLHRGPAGDRANPIFYVSHSPWNLYRYLEFFLRTNNFPKGPILLRGFKTIFRKKTASCKPDKQLEIENILKTYPSLPIILIGDSAEHDPDIYLELVNAYPQRIKAVYLRSVNDKKKTKRVKNLLGDYNTTPVLLVNSSKEAIIHAKSHGLIK; encoded by the coding sequence ATGAGTTGGTTTAAGAAAGATCCCTTACAAATTATTTCGTTTTTAAGTTACGGTACGTCCAGTCACTTTTATCATCGTGGACGCGCTTTAGAAGATGAAACTATTGATTTAGACCAGAAAAGCTTATTTAATCTTATCTTAAATACTTGGAAACGTTTTGAAACTGATGAAATCAAACATACCAAGTTAAAAATTACATTACCAAACAACAAAGTCTTTTATACAGAAACCGATAAAGATGGTTATTACAAGATAGATGAAACCATTTCTGACCTTGATAATTTAATAAATACGGAAGGTTGGCTAAATTTTGAAGTATCTTATAATGAAGCGACTTTAAAGCGTACAATACAGAGTCAAAATAGATTTGCTGCCGAGTTGCTAATTCCGAATCAGAATTCAGATTTTGGGGTCATAAGTGATATTGATGATACTATTTTACATACTGGTGTGGTATCGGTTTTAAAATGGCGTGTGCTTTATAATACGTTTCTAAAACATGCGCAGAATAGGATTCCGTTGGAAGGTGCTGCCGAGTTTTACCACATGTTGCACAGAGGTCCAGCTGGTGATAGAGCCAACCCTATTTTTTATGTTAGCCACAGTCCTTGGAATTTATACAGATACTTAGAGTTTTTTTTAAGAACTAATAATTTTCCTAAAGGACCTATTTTATTAAGGGGCTTTAAAACCATTTTTAGAAAGAAAACGGCATCGTGTAAGCCGGATAAACAATTGGAAATAGAAAATATTTTAAAAACATACCCTAGTTTACCTATCATTTTAATTGGTGATAGTGCAGAGCATGATCCTGATATTTATCTAGAACTGGTTAATGCCTATCCGCAGCGGATTAAAGCGGTCTATTTGAGAAGTGTTAATGATAAAAAGAAAACAAAACGGGTTAAAAACTTACTTGGTGATTATAATACAACACCCGTGTTATTAGTAAACTCTAGTAAGGAGGCTATTATCCATGCTAAAAGTCATGGTCTAATTAAGTAA
- a CDS encoding GLPGLI family protein translates to MTLKTTINNLTILIVMIVSSTTFAQSSFQGQATYMSKTTMDMDNFGGRELSPERKKEIMARMKSSLEKTFVLDFNKTESLYKEDEALEAPSGGRGGFRFGGIASGIIYKDVKSNKLFQDQEFFGKQFLIKDSLVKLEWKMSGESKQIGKYTCFKATATKKADPNDFTNFRRGGGNDRKEDKKETAEVKKDSTHSDKSKDPFDEIEMPKEVEVTAWYTMDIPVNNGPADYWGLPGLILEVNSGKTTILCTKIVMNPSEKNDIKQPTKGKEVTMEEYQDIVKKKMKEMREMFRSRGGRGGRN, encoded by the coding sequence ATGACACTTAAAACGACTATTAATAATCTAACTATCTTAATAGTTATGATTGTATCATCTACAACTTTTGCGCAAAGTAGCTTTCAGGGCCAGGCGACTTATATGTCTAAAACAACCATGGATATGGATAATTTTGGAGGTCGAGAGCTTAGTCCAGAACGTAAAAAAGAGATTATGGCACGTATGAAAAGTAGTCTCGAAAAAACATTTGTTTTAGATTTTAATAAAACAGAGTCGTTATATAAGGAAGACGAAGCTTTGGAAGCACCAAGCGGGGGACGAGGTGGTTTTAGATTTGGAGGTATTGCTTCAGGAATAATCTATAAGGATGTAAAATCAAACAAGTTGTTTCAGGATCAAGAGTTTTTTGGAAAGCAGTTTTTGATTAAAGATAGTTTGGTTAAGTTGGAATGGAAAATGAGTGGTGAGTCTAAACAGATTGGGAAGTATACTTGTTTTAAAGCTACTGCTACTAAAAAAGCTGATCCTAACGATTTTACCAATTTTAGAAGAGGAGGAGGTAATGATAGAAAAGAGGATAAAAAGGAAACCGCAGAAGTTAAAAAAGATAGTACACATTCTGATAAATCAAAAGACCCTTTTGATGAGATAGAAATGCCTAAAGAAGTTGAAGTTACCGCGTGGTATACTATGGATATTCCTGTTAATAATGGTCCTGCAGACTATTGGGGGCTTCCAGGTTTGATTTTAGAAGTAAATTCTGGTAAAACAACTATTTTATGTACTAAAATAGTCATGAATCCTAGTGAGAAAAACGATATCAAGCAGCCTACTAAAGGTAAGGAGGTTACTATGGAAGAGTATCAGGATATTGTTAAGAAAAAAATGAAAGAGATGCGCGAAATGTTTAGATCTCGAGGTGGTCGAGGTGGACGTAATTAA
- a CDS encoding inorganic diphosphatase: MSPGGKLTFDVLIEIPKGSRNKYEYDFELNKIRFDRMLFSSMMYPGDYGFIPETLALDGDPLDVLVMGTEPTFPGCVMEVKPIGVFHMADEKGPDEKIICVPTTDPIWNSYNDIDDLNPHRIKEITHFFQVYKDLEMKKVDIGAWGDAKEAYEILNTCVERYENSEHKKNGNFTI, translated from the coding sequence ATGAGTCCAGGAGGAAAATTAACATTTGATGTATTAATAGAGATACCAAAAGGAAGCAGAAATAAATACGAATACGATTTTGAATTAAATAAAATCCGTTTTGATCGTATGTTGTTTTCTTCAATGATGTATCCAGGAGATTACGGTTTTATTCCAGAAACATTAGCGTTAGATGGTGATCCATTAGATGTTTTAGTTATGGGAACTGAGCCAACTTTTCCAGGTTGTGTAATGGAAGTTAAGCCAATTGGTGTATTCCACATGGCTGACGAAAAAGGACCAGACGAAAAAATTATCTGTGTACCAACTACAGACCCAATTTGGAATAGCTATAACGATATTGATGACTTAAATCCTCATAGAATTAAAGAAATCACTCACTTTTTCCAAGTTTATAAGGATTTAGAAATGAAAAAAGTAGATATCGGAGCATGGGGTGATGCAAAAGAAGCCTATGAGATTTTAAATACATGTGTGGAGCGTTACGAGAATAGCGAACACAAGAAAAATGGTAACTTTACTATCTAA
- the rodA gene encoding rod shape-determining protein RodA: MLRQTDRHFKFDWLTILLYFILVMFGWINIISASHSGEALEFSNFSHFYSKQLVFIGLSVLLIILVLSIEAKFYERFSSVIYIIALFSLAGLFVFGKNINGATSWYPIGSFTFQPGEFAKVATALAVAKYVSDLNTDIKQFSDQLKTFAIIVLPALLVLLQPDAGSAIVYGAFFFVLYREGLPHVYLIVGVLLILLSIFALKLGAVSTLLVTAIVVLTYYFTRKKRPSILQPLTVILLCTSLAFSVRFFYDNILPTHQKDRITIWLSLEKDPEKLERMKKTVAYNLNESEKAISSGGFKGKGFLEGTRTTGNFVPEQHTDYIFSTVGEEWGFIGSFLTVIVFLLLIVRILILAERQKTQFSRMYGYAVGAILFLHFLINIGMVMGLIPTIGIPLPFFSYGGSGLWGFTILVFIFIKLDSNRINEW; the protein is encoded by the coding sequence ATGTTAAGACAAACTGATAGACATTTTAAATTTGATTGGCTAACGATACTATTATATTTCATTTTAGTCATGTTTGGCTGGATAAATATTATATCTGCTTCACATTCTGGAGAGGCTTTAGAGTTTTCTAACTTCTCTCATTTTTACAGTAAACAATTAGTATTTATCGGACTATCTGTACTATTAATAATACTAGTACTATCCATAGAAGCCAAGTTTTACGAAAGATTTTCAAGTGTCATTTACATTATAGCACTATTTTCCTTAGCTGGCTTATTTGTTTTTGGAAAAAATATAAACGGAGCAACATCATGGTACCCTATTGGATCTTTTACATTCCAACCAGGCGAATTTGCTAAAGTAGCAACAGCTCTTGCTGTTGCTAAATATGTCAGTGACTTAAATACTGATATAAAACAATTTAGTGATCAACTTAAAACCTTTGCTATTATAGTCCTTCCTGCTTTATTAGTATTGTTACAACCCGACGCAGGAAGTGCAATAGTGTACGGTGCTTTTTTCTTTGTATTGTATAGAGAGGGTTTACCTCATGTTTATTTAATTGTTGGCGTTTTACTGATATTACTTTCAATATTCGCTTTAAAACTTGGAGCTGTTAGCACACTATTAGTTACTGCAATTGTCGTACTGACGTATTACTTTACAAGGAAAAAGAGACCTTCAATACTGCAACCACTTACAGTAATACTGCTTTGTACATCTTTAGCTTTTAGTGTTCGTTTTTTTTATGACAACATTCTGCCTACGCATCAAAAAGACCGTATTACTATTTGGCTGAGTCTAGAAAAAGATCCAGAAAAATTAGAGCGCATGAAAAAAACAGTCGCATATAACCTCAACGAGTCTGAAAAAGCAATTAGTAGTGGTGGTTTTAAAGGAAAAGGATTTTTAGAAGGGACACGGACAACAGGAAATTTTGTACCGGAACAACACACGGATTACATTTTTAGTACGGTAGGGGAAGAATGGGGGTTTATTGGTAGTTTTTTAACGGTAATCGTATTTCTACTATTAATTGTAAGAATACTTATTTTAGCCGAACGACAGAAAACACAATTTAGCAGAATGTATGGTTACGCTGTTGGAGCAATATTATTTTTACACTTTTTGATTAATATCGGAATGGTAATGGGATTAATTCCAACGATTGGTATACCACTACCCTTCTTTAGTTATGGAGGTTCAGGATTATGGGGATTCACCATCCTTGTTTTTATCTTTATAAAATTAGATTCCAATCGTATTAATGAGTGGTAA
- a CDS encoding methyltransferase, with translation MAVSKAEVNGVTELDLNKPDIIVSDKQLMLFSKGTDVKLTIKTLEAGHPVLITAFYSNGLTLLKELKVYLHKKLPNKSFKEQREYRAQYNKLSSLILIEVIDHKLAVKKAPAIGWLEKLYPDTSNFLLAFVKVQGLNSAWQWYENGITIPVLRNKIHPYYGTYFPTRFDHLILFDNWLKRYEGPKKSAVDVGIGSGVLSFQMIKHGFQTVYGTDTNPNAIFGLTESMKDTKLSRKITLEYANLFGTSEKQTELIVFNPPWLPTSSRLNRLDEAIYYNETLFPDFFEGAKQQLLPDGKLVLLFSNLAEITEVSKVHPIEKELAEGGRFVLEKCLKRKVKLSSDKTKRDQHWRALEEVELWILKHK, from the coding sequence ATGGCTGTATCAAAAGCAGAAGTAAATGGCGTAACGGAGTTAGATCTTAATAAGCCAGACATAATTGTTTCGGATAAGCAGTTAATGTTATTTAGCAAAGGAACGGATGTTAAATTAACAATAAAGACTTTAGAAGCAGGGCATCCTGTATTAATAACTGCTTTTTACAGTAATGGATTAACGTTATTAAAAGAGTTAAAAGTATACTTACATAAAAAGTTACCTAATAAGTCTTTTAAGGAGCAACGCGAATACAGAGCACAATATAACAAGTTGTCAAGTCTTATTTTGATCGAAGTTATTGATCATAAACTTGCCGTTAAAAAAGCACCAGCTATTGGTTGGTTAGAAAAATTATATCCAGATACTAGCAATTTTTTATTAGCATTTGTTAAAGTACAAGGATTAAATAGCGCTTGGCAATGGTATGAAAACGGAATTACTATTCCTGTCTTACGTAATAAGATACATCCGTATTACGGCACGTATTTTCCGACACGCTTTGACCATTTAATACTTTTTGATAATTGGTTAAAACGTTATGAGGGACCAAAAAAGTCAGCAGTTGATGTTGGTATCGGAAGCGGTGTGTTATCTTTTCAGATGATAAAACATGGGTTCCAAACGGTATATGGTACGGATACTAATCCTAATGCTATTTTTGGATTAACCGAATCTATGAAGGATACAAAACTATCAAGGAAAATAACGTTGGAGTATGCTAATCTTTTTGGTACGTCAGAAAAACAAACCGAATTGATTGTGTTTAATCCACCATGGTTGCCAACATCTAGTCGTTTAAATAGATTAGACGAAGCTATTTACTATAATGAAACGTTGTTCCCTGATTTTTTTGAAGGTGCAAAACAACAGTTATTACCAGATGGTAAATTGGTGTTATTGTTTTCAAACTTGGCAGAGATTACAGAGGTGTCTAAAGTACACCCGATAGAAAAGGAACTTGCCGAAGGAGGACGATTTGTTTTAGAAAAGTGTTTAAAAAGAAAGGTTAAATTATCTTCGGATAAAACAAAAAGAGATCAACATTGGCGTGCTTTGGAAGAGGTAGAACTTTGGATATTAAAGCATAAATAA